TTTCTTATACGCCCCAAGAAGTCGCAAACATTCTTAGAATTTCCAAATTCACAGTTTATGAGCTTATAAAGCGAGGTGAGCTAGCGGCTTACCATATTGGTCGCAAGGTCCGAGTAGAGGGTGCCGATATTGAGAGTTATAAACAAAAATCTAAAGGACTTCATTGCCCAGACTCCTCGATGACATCTCTATTAGACTCCCCTTCGCCGACCAAGGGATTAAATCATTGTTTCCCATCAGATGAAGGCTTAGTGATCTGTGGGCAAGATATTGTCTTAGACATCTTAACTCGCTATTTGGAAAAACAATTTCCACAGGTTCACTTTTTACGCCGCTATATTGGAAGCATCGACGGGCTTATGGCTCTTTACCGTGGACTTGCTAACGTTGTTACTGCGCACTTATGGGATAGCGATACCAACGAATATAACCTTCCTTTTGTGCGAAGACTGTTACCAGGTCATCCTACTTGTATCATAAACATGGTTTATCGAATGGAAGGTTTCTATGTTGCCAAAGGAAATCCTAAGAATATAACTACTTGGAGTGACATAGTCAAGCCTGATGTTCGTTTTATTAACCGCGAAAGAGGGTCCGGTGCAAGAGTGTTGTTAGATGAACAACTAAGGACACTGGGTATTCGCCAGCAAGATATTCTCGGCTATGGAAATGAGGAAATGACTCATTTGGCCATAGCGAGCAAAGTTGCGCGTGGGGAAGCAGACGTTGGTCTAGGAATTGAAAAGGTAGCTATGCAATTTATTAATCTTGATTTTATCCCGCTGCATAAAGAACGCTATGATTTGGTAATACGCCTGGAAGATCTGGAGCGCCCACATTTTCAGGCTCTAATGAGCATCTTGAAATCCCCCTCATTTCGCAATGAAGTGATGGGAATTGGAGGGTATGACATATCCCGTATGGGAGAAATTATTGCCGAAATGTAGATTTCAAAACAGATCCCTTGGCATACAAACCTATGCAATTTTTTAAGGTTTATTTAAGGTCTACAATGTAGACTTAAACTATTATTTAGTTTTACTTGCAAAAACCGCGAAGGTCATGTGGCGATTCCATTCATTCGTCGAACCGTTAACTGACTTGGGTCTTCGACTGTTCAAGTTCGGGAAATACGCCAAAGATACCCCACTTAAGTAGAAAAGCGAAAAGTGGAAAAAAACAGAAGAAAAGCAGGGGACAGGCACATCGTTTCTTCACGAAACAACGTACCAGTCCCCCGCTTTTCTTTTCTTTTACAGCCCAAATTTTAATTAAAATTTAGCAAATCCATCATCATCTTCGTCAGGATTTTCTTCGGATTCTATATCATTAACTGTTGCTGCACATTGTTCCACTTTCTTCGGCCAACCCATTGTGCCTTCAATCCCTGCTACATTGTCTAATTGACCTTTCACAGCACCGGGTACACGGAGCGTTCTAATATCTAACTTTTCAACAGCAGTTTCTACAGGCGTAGGGATTTGCGGTACATAGCT
The sequence above is a segment of the Desulfosporosinus sp. Sb-LF genome. Coding sequences within it:
- a CDS encoding helix-turn-helix transcriptional regulator, which translates into the protein MSNDVSYTPQEVANILRISKFTVYELIKRGELAAYHIGRKVRVEGADIESYKQKSKGLHCPDSSMTSLLDSPSPTKGLNHCFPSDEGLVICGQDIVLDILTRYLEKQFPQVHFLRRYIGSIDGLMALYRGLANVVTAHLWDSDTNEYNLPFVRRLLPGHPTCIINMVYRMEGFYVAKGNPKNITTWSDIVKPDVRFINRERGSGARVLLDEQLRTLGIRQQDILGYGNEEMTHLAIASKVARGEADVGLGIEKVAMQFINLDFIPLHKERYDLVIRLEDLERPHFQALMSILKSPSFRNEVMGIGGYDISRMGEIIAEM